From one Esox lucius isolate fEsoLuc1 chromosome 11, fEsoLuc1.pri, whole genome shotgun sequence genomic stretch:
- the gpr146 gene encoding probable G-protein coupled receptor 146, giving the protein MWSCMAYNESDSSSEHRLCQDFGLILSVFSLFYLMVCFPVGLCYNALLVVVNLSNKVSMTMPDVYFVNMAVAGLVLNLVAPVELLGPSFTRWPVWEYNNEVYITLLILFNISSLVIMYSTTLLSLDYYIERALPRTYMSSVYNTKHVCGFIWGGAVLTSFSSLLFYVCNHVSTKIMECSKMQNKEAADAIMMFIGYVVPAVAVSYALVLILRIRKESTPLDHESARLDPSVHRLLLASVCMQFVLWTPYYMTLLVHTIAGAPGGYSNNGTQRQTIYFFLRCLSELLGFSSSFAMPLMYRQMNTNFSHKLQRLLKRLHCRDTSCTHERTAGQQVVT; this is encoded by the coding sequence ATGTGGAGCTGTATGGCTTACAATGAATCGGACTCCAGCTCGGAACACCGGCTTTGCCAGGACTTTGGCCTCATCCTTTCCGTCTTCTCCCTGTTCTACCTCATGGTGTGCTTCCCCGTGGGGCTCTGCTACAACGCCCTGCTGGTGGTGGTCAACCTCTCCAACAAGGTGTCCATGACAATGCCGGACGTTTACTTCGTCAACATGGCCGTCGCCGGCCTGGTCCTCAACCTAGTGGCCCCCGTGGAGCTGCTGGGCCCCAGCTTTACCCGCTGGCCCGTGTGGGAGTACAACAACGAGGTCTACATCACCCTGCTCATCCTCTTCAACATATCCTCCCTGGTCATCATGTACTCCACCACGCTGCTCAGCCTGGACTACTACATCGAGCGGGCGCTGCCGCGCACCTACATGTCCAGCGTGTACAACACCAAGCACGTGTGCGGTTTCATATGGGGCGGCGCCGTGCTCACCAGCTTCTCCTCGCTGCTGTTCTATGTGTGCAACCACGTGTCCACCAAGATCATGGAGTGCTCCAAGATGCAGAACAAGGAGGCGGCGGACGCCATCATGATGTTCATTGGCTACGTGGTCCCGGCCGTGGCGGTGTCGTATGCTTTGGTGCTCATCCTGCGCATTAGGAAGGAGTCCACTCCACTGGACCACGAATCAGCCCGCCTGGACCCTTCTGTCCACAGGCTGCTGCTGGCGTCTGTCTGCATGCAGTTTGTCCTGTGGACCCCATATTACATGACTCTCCTGGTGCACACTATAGCCGGGGCGCCGGGTGGCTACAGTAACAACGGCACGCAGCGCCAGACAATATACTTCTTCCTGAGGTGTCTGTCAGAACTTTTGGGCTTCTCCAGTAGCTTTGCCATGCCTCTCATGTATAGGCAGATGAATACAAACTTCTCCCATAAGCTGCAACGCCTGCTGAAGAGGCTGCACTGCAGGGACACGTCCTGCACCCACGAACGTACCGCAGGGCAGCAGGTGGTGACGTGA